atatccttcctgaactgaggggcccagaactggacacaggactcgaggtgtggcctcaccagggctgagcacaggggcatTGTTCATTCCCATTGGATGATCTCACTCTTAACAACATGGAGGAGGGAGCCTTCTAAGTCTAGACAATATTCCCTTATTCCTACCTGTCTAACTGAGCATTAATCAATCCTCTTGCTTCACAAATACTCTTGAGAGATGGATGAGATGGAGAGAACCCAGATATATCATGTTAGAGAAACCATTTGTGAAGCCTGCTTGCTGAATTCTCTTAGTTGACACTTTAGCAAACAGAGAACCGACACGGTCAGATGAAATGACCTACTGGAATGTGGGGTTCTGGTGACTAatgtcttttggttttgtctgtttttttagaaattcttCCTATATGGATCAGCCTTCTAGTAATGGTGAAACTGGAAGAAGACCTCTCTAAGGAAACCCAGGATGAATCGGGTGCCCGGTGACGCAGAAAATGCTCACAGTAGCAGTGTGGAATCCTGTCCTTCCTTGCGGGATGTCCACTCCATCAACCCAACACAGCTGATGACAAGGATTGAGACATATgaaggcagagagaagaaaggcaTATCGGATGTCAGAAGgactttctgtttgtttgttacaTTTGATCTGCTATTCATAACCTTGCTGTGGATAATAGAACTAAATGTGAGTTGTCTTTTCAGTACTCTTTgactttattaatttatttattttctttgggaGTAGGTAATAAGTTGCTCATTTCTATCCCAAATTATGTGCTATTTCTATCTCTTTAAATTAAAgcagcttctttcttttaagcTTTAATGACCATGGTATTTCTCAATTGCCTCTACTTTTCATCATTAGGATACATTGTTTATCATCTTCTCATCACTGAACTTCTTGATGTTCCTGTAGTCCATGAACCCTGCTGAGCAAACCATTGGGAATCCAGTTATCTTTGCAGgctgcaagcaaacaaaaatgttacTGTGACTTTGGATTTGgcaaaaagttttatttttttgccagcaGTCCTTGACACAGTAAATAACCTCCATTATAGATCCAGCATTATGACATTTGGGGAGCTGTCTTTTTAAGCAATTCATtgataaagtgaaaaatataattGCTCATTTAGTTTGAAAACCCAGACTTTGCTTACCTGAGTGCTGTAATTTCGGGATTAAAGGTCTGTTGTCTCTCTACTTGGAAAGACTGGGCATAAATTAGCTTGAAAGGCAGCACAGTGTTCTCATGCACTTCAGTTTTTTAGGCCAGTTTCTCAACAGGTTGTTCAACTAAGAGCAGAGTCCAATTTTTTCTCTTGTCGGGGATTCAGAGTAAAGATTTTTGTATTAGCATTCtctgaatatataaaaatctttATAGAAAAAGCTGCCAACTgatgatgttttattttgggtgCTGCAGCGTTATGGGATCTCATGATATTGGcaattttctttgtgaaaatctTTGTTTTAAGGAGAGTATATTAGGAACCAGAGTCCTATACTGCCACATACCAGCAAGAGTGAAAAAGGTTTTTGTCTTCAGAAGACATAATATTAGAAATCATCATTTGATATATAGGATCTGATGGATAGTTAAGCTTTTTTGCTCTGCTTCtgaattgttttgatttttgaaaaGTCAAATAGCACTTTGTTAAGACTGTCCATCACTGACTGGTATGTAAGTAATAGATCTTCAGAATAGCTTCCAGAGTTCCTGCAAGTATTGTTCTCCCTTTATCTCTGTTATCCAGCGTGCTTGGGCATATTTGTTGTTTAAACACTTCAGGGAGAAGCTGTATGAGAGTTTGAACAAATTCTGAATCAAGGCCATTCTCTGTTCAAAAGGTGTGGGGGAGAAGTTGATCTTTATGCTGGAAATAGATGATCATCCATGATGCTGTAGTGAATCCAAGGCAAAGTTTTGTGTAGAAAGTTATGTGTCAGGTAGACACAGAGGGAGGGACAAGAGAGGAAATAGAACTTGAGGTTGGAGTTGAATAATCTCAGGAAAGCACTGGCCTATAGTACTGTTGGGAAACATTTGCAAGTGTCTCAACTGTATTGCTTTGAGATGGTGAGCACAAGCTGTTGGTGTGCCTTTTGTTGGTGAGGTCCTTCCTTTCTTTAGAACCATGAAGTAGCCAAGTTCAGTGTTGAAGACTTTTGTTCATATTGCTTTCCAGTGTTTTACATAACTCTTCCAAGCAGTGCTTGCTTActgaatttaatattaaaaccagTATGATATGAACACTAAGCTTTTGCTTCCACATAAGATACATAGCACGCTCACACTAACCCAATGCAtcctaaataattttctttcttacccAGTCTGAACAGGAAAGTTACAAAATCCTTCCACTGGGAGGAAATGCAGTGGCTTAAGATGATGTAATTTTGCATCCcttcaagaaaatgaaagaattaaatTTGGTCATTAGTTATTTGTGGGAAAATAGTTTAATAGTTGCAGCTTCTATGTTTTTttacagtggttttttttctcagctcccTTAAAACAGTATGTTTGCTGAtcaggagaaggtctggagttttaattcagttttctgtttgctAACATGTGACTAACTAGAGCTAGTTTCTCAGTGGCTTTTTGATCAGCTGTTTTGATGCCCCTTATGAGACATAAAATACTCTGTGGATTTGTGTAACAGAccttaatttaataatttcttcttccttcttgttTGCTATTATTTTGGGACAGATGGAAATGTAACTTACACAGTCCAGGTGATAATCCTAAATGTCTTCACTTTGAGAATTGTatataataatgaaaaacaaagaagtaaTCTTAAAATTCACATTCTTAGCATGTATGTCCCCTATACTTAGTTTAATGGTCCCATCAGTATGGAACTGCTAATTTTACCCTTTAgatttgtgtgtattttttcagtaacttcTGTTGTAAagctgtgtgtggttttttcttcttttaggtAAAAGGAGGCATTGAGACTACCTTAGAGAAAGAAGTCCTACAGTATGACTACTCTTCTTCATATTTTGATATCTTTGTAAGTggttttataaaaaagaaaaaaagcagcaaaagtaTAGTTATCCCACATTCCACCTTCCACAGATGTTCCCTAGTGTGAGTCCTGTGAAAGGTTTCATCTTTTTGTGATAATTTAAACCTGAAGGGGTTATGTCAGCTTTCACCTGTCAGAGGGGTTGCCCAGTCCTGCTATGGCAGGAGGCTTATGGAGCCTGTGGGTAATGATGTTTAGGCACACTAAATTGAAACTTCTGCTTTGGGGGGCATAGAAGAACAGGTTAAAAACTCAGTCAAGGATGTGAGACTGATGTACAATAAAGATAGTTCATTAAAGACAGGATCAATAGTCCTCCAGCtgtaaaattgttttgtttaaacCAGTGTTTTTGTCCTTCCACAGAAATGTCAGTTGTACTGAGAAGACACTTGTTGCTAGTTTGGCCTGTAGagctcagggtttttttcagatttctgtgttttaactAGAAtaggtgtttgggttttttttaacattgtaCTGAAAACAGATGATGTGAAGTATGAGTCTCCTTTCTATGTGTAAGCACCCTGGGCACATGGGAGGAGCTCTTCTGCACTGGGAAATGTGTCTTTCAGTAAGGCTGTAGCTCTGTAGTTGCAATGCATTTCACACTGCATGGGCCAAGTTATTGATGTCTAagtaaaagctgtttctttacAGTTCTTCTAATGGGCTCCCTGTGTTTGCAAGATCATTAATTCTGATAGATCTTGTTTGGCTGGCAGAGGTGAATTGATTTGGTCTCAGTCATTTTATATTGATGACTGTATCCAGAATCTCTCTTTGAAACTTTTGTAAGAAACTGTCCCGGCTTCTCCACTGGACCATTTGCTGAGTCTAAATGGAATAAGATGGTGGATACAAAAATTTCATAAGCTAGCAAACTATGCTGTGTCTGCCTTTCTTTCTCATCATCATTTTTCTGGCAGGTTGTCCATGATACACCTtattgcagaaagcaaaaaatgttaTCTATGGAAAAAAAGTAGACTTTTATTCCCTGGAGAGGCAGTAGGTCATTGAATTCTGCCAAATGGTTTTTGTGTTTATACaggctttcttctgtttctgctccACATCACTGAAACATGTGTTTGCATAAGATTACTTGGATTCATTGTACCTCTGGCCATGCCTGGTTTTGATTGCTCcttaatttttaagtgtttgttttaaatttttaggTTCTGAACATATCGTTTATAACAAGTTTGAGACAATCTTGTATCAAAGAATAAACAAGGAACATGAGGGTTAAGGTTCCTAATTCAGAAATCTCACCTGTCTGTTATTGATTTCATTTTCTGGCCTAGAAAGACcacaacttatttttctttactgcaaAAATATCTGGACCAGCTTGCTATTGCAGGCCTGTCTGTAAAGAATAATTGATTGTTGCAATGTTAATATTTCTATGAATAGTAAAAATACAGtaagtagaaaattaaaaaaaaaaatttcttccaatTTTCTGATTACATTTGTGAAGTCCTTACAGTTTAATGGTATTCTTGTACAGTGACACACCACTGAGATCATTAAGATAGATACACAGTGATGCTGGATTAACTGGGTGTGCTAGATTTACCTGATCGGATTCTAGTCAGCTAAAAGTCATGAGCATACCTTGTGTAACTTTTTTATGTTCCTAACTTACTTGTGGAATTGCACGTGCTTGCATATTTGAGCCTTTGTAGGCATGTGATGAGTGGTACCTTTTGCTTTACGAGTGGGAAATGATGTTCTAGTTGTGTTTCATAAGCACACACTCAAATTTGTTTCGCAATAACAGAACTTAGGTTGTGCTGTTTTAAGTTGTTATGTAAGCAGTTAGTTTCAGTGAGCTGAGAATCTTGTGGTTCTTCTGTGTTCTGAATTAaccaacaaatatttttttcctttctctgtagCTACTGGCAGTCTTTCGATTTAAGGTGTTAATACTTGCATATGCAATGTGCAGACTGCGCCATTGGTGGGCAATAGCTGTGAGTAGTAGCCAAGCATAATGGAGTTGTAACTAGAGTGGATCAAACAGACAAAATTTTAGATGCCTCTTAACAATTACGTGTTAAGAATCATCTTGATGCTGTATGTAAAAATTTGCTGTACACTAACAGGTTAACGATTTCTGTTCTGGAAGATTTGTAGcctaaagaaaagaatttaacaGCACTGTGGGTGTGGTCCTTACTAGGTATCATGTTAATAAAAAGTGAAGATTTATTTTGAATCCAGTATGTATGGCTAGTCATAACTGCTTGTTACCTCTGACTTGTTAATAGatgtttcaaatatatttacatttgaaatagtcaactgtattaaaaaagaagaattggCATTATTGTACCAGAGATCCACCTGTCCATTAACTCCCCTATTCTTAGCTTTTTAGACTTGCAGGTGCCACCCATTGACCACTACCACCTTTATGCTCCAAACAGAATCTTGAATATACATCCCTTCTTAGACAAGGAGTTCTTGAGAACTGTAGGCAGTCTCAGTAGGTTGGAGCAGATATCTTCAGTGCAGCTGTACTGTGTGGATGAGAAAGAATGCAAAACTTGGTAACAAATTCATACTTCCACCAGTCAGTACTAGAGATCAGGATACAACAGGCACATTGCTGGGTTAATGCATTGTAAATCTTAAACCTTTTTCCTCATGCACTGTCATAGGTGCATGTAGAATGTGTAACTTGCTTCAAGTGAATTGGATGTTCAGTCATCTGAAATTACATGCCATGTTTTTTTGAAATTGTGTAACTAGCATGGCACAAACACATCCATTAACAGTAGCTGTTCCTCTGATTGTCTTGAAGTCCCTTGATCTTAATTGTGCAGAGTATTTCTTCCAATCATATCCACAAATCTGATGCACTTGCTTATGAGGTGGTGAGAGTGATCCC
This DNA window, taken from Calypte anna isolate BGI_N300 chromosome 2, bCalAnn1_v1.p, whole genome shotgun sequence, encodes the following:
- the STARD3NL gene encoding STARD3 N-terminal-like protein isoform X1, translated to MNRVPGDAENAHSSSVESCPSLRDVHSINPTQLMTRIETYEGREKKGISDVRRTFCLFVTFDLLFITLLWIIELNVKGGIETTLEKEVLQYDYSSSYFDIFLLAVFRFKVLILAYAMCRLRHWWAIAFTTAVTSAFLLAKVIISQLFSQGAFGYVLPIISFILAWIETWFLDFKVLPQEAEEENRFLIAQDASERAALLHPGVFSDGQFYSPPESVAGSDEESEEKQDSEKPVV
- the STARD3NL gene encoding STARD3 N-terminal-like protein isoform X3 is translated as MNRVPGDAENAHSSSVESCPSLRDVHSINPTQLMTRIETYEGREKKGISDVRRTFCLFVTFDLLFITLLWIIELNVKGGIETTLEKEVLQYDYSSSYFDIFLFSQGAFGYVLPIISFILAWIETWFLDFKVLPQEAEEENRFLIAQDASERAALLHPGVFSDGQFYSPPESVAGSDEESEEKQDSEKPVV